From Aegilops tauschii subsp. strangulata cultivar AL8/78 chromosome 5, Aet v6.0, whole genome shotgun sequence:
atgagtgaattgttccagctgttcaatctgcgcgacctcgacaaatctatgctgagttgctacgttctgtaagtgatttatttctacctcatctcgttcttcattgcctgcactatatatatatatatattgtcctaactatattgttgcgtacgctattatgcagattgaagatttgggaatgcaaaataagaaacatccatgatgttgggttcattgacccacatatcgttaatggacatgtgttacaacatcaccccgaagacgtggagaaagacctgtacaagtttcttagaaagcatcaactcaaaagtcatattctatttccttaccattttgggtgagtgtttctctcttgtgcccattctcttttgtttactccatgcatggtatgtctaatcgatgagttatgcatgactgtgcatgtaacgtgtccgcaggttccactggattctgctaaatattgaacttcacacctccagagttctaatcatggactctatggattcggatccaaagcgttgggccgacatgagaaaaatgttgcaaaagtaattattttcaatcatttgagctctatatcgatcggtctttttcgttcatttcctaatatcaagtaactaataactcccttattcatttaattttctttgccctgtagggtttggagacggttctcagaagaaattgtcggtgaattcaaatatgagctagatttcagaaggttagttaatgtggataagaaGCCACCgcggaccaatctatgtggatactatgtttgtgagaacatccggagacacacctctgagcggaaggcatcggaaaGCGTGCGGAatgcgacggataacttgcggaggaggcttagtccagaagctcgcttccgaccaattcaagaagaattagcaggatttttcatgagggaagtcatcaatcctaaaggagaacactataccgaggacgaagaaatttatatgcatacccgagattgaaacttgtacgaagttgtatatggtcatctatcctaattgtgtatggaaacttgtttgaagttgtatatggtcacccgagattgaatatatattatatattcctcttgaattcttcttgtttgaaatttcatatgcatgtatatagtagcgtaaaatatgtgtactgaaactttatcaaaattaaaataaaacacaaaatataatataaaagaaataaaacactccaaactaaaaagaaaccaggtttaggggggctaaaaccctaaacctgcggaggagccctttagtcccggttggccacgagaaccgggactaaaggtcctccgccccgacggaccacgggcgcccacgtggacgggcctttagtcccggtcagccacaagaaccgggactaaagcctttagtcgcggtccgtaagaggcgcgactaaaggggggtctttagtcgcgcatatttagtcccggttgcacagccgggactaaaggctgttgcgaaccgagactaaagggcttttttctaccagtgagaTAATATGAATCCTCCATAAATAATACTGGAAAATATTTAATAGTGTTTGAATATTTGGTTATTTTAATACCTTTTTGGGTATTTATAAGACCCTGAAACTACTTTAGAAATTTAAAGTAACCTTAAATGATTTGCTTACATAAAAACCTATTTGTAAAATTTACATGGAGAGGGAAATATCTTTCCTAGACTCTCCATATTTTATTGATCCTATTCTCATTTTCTTGAAATTTTTTGCAACTACAAGAGGCCATAATCGTTTCCATATAATTATTTAAATATGAAAATTGCCAACAAAAACCACATAAATTCTAATTGGGCCATCTGTCCACTTTTGGCCCAtcctactctctctctctctcttcccaCGCCCTACACCGTGGTCCAAGCCCACATTTGGTTTTCCTTTCTTTTCTCTTCTATTTTCCTTTCGATAGAGCAACTAGTTGACGAGCGCTCTTTTAGGAGCCTCACAACGATCaacgccacttggcgcgctctcagccgccCCACCACGTGTCACGCTCTGGGCGCTCCCTCCACCACCGTTTTTTTTTCGGGTTTTTTCTGACGTTTCAGTTTTCCACCGGTCTTCCTTAACTTTTGGAtaaaaaaattagaaaaaaaattgcgtgaaaaatgcattttttttcttccgtgagaggcacggttttgctttctcGAGAGGTGCGACCATGCCACTCTGAAACGAAAAaacacgttttctgtttttttttctttcgcgagagacacggttttgcttccgcgagaggcaccgTTTTGCTTTTCCGAGAGGAacgaccgtgcctctcggaaacgaaaaaaatgcattttcttttttttttcttccgcgagaggcacggttttgctttcgcgagaggcacggccgtgcctcttggAAACGGAAAAAACACGTTTTCTGATATATTTTTTTCACGAGAGGTacggttttgcttccgtgagacgcatggttgtgctttcgcgagaggcacggccgtgcctccttGGAAATGGAAAAAAAGTGTTTTTTCTGCTTTTTTCCTTCCATAATAGGCACGGTtatgatttcgcgagaggcacggcagTGCCTCTTTCGTATAGGGAAAAACCCGTGCCCCCGGTTCGATTTTTTCATCCGGTTTTTGTTGTGagaaaagttcgtcaaaacctatcaacatgagatctagttttgaagatctcgacgcaaGGAATCCATAGGTGAAAATGGTTCGAGATTTGGATGCATgttttaagagataaaacgttttgaataaacgaatctacgaaaaaaagggaaaactcccaggttgcgacaagtggtgCACATGTAGCGCGCCACTTGTCATAACCTGAAAAGGTGGGAGTGATCTTTGAGGAGTactcctcaattagtgatttcgtTCTTTCGGCCTAGTTTTCCACATTAAAGCCCATGGACAGAACAGGTCATCTCCTCTGTATGCTATGTATCGCCTAATGCGAGCTGTAGCGTTCGCTCGAGTCAGGGATCCTCGTAAATGGGCCGGACAAGCTAGGAAGTTGTTCCTCTCTTTTTcctttttccaaattttctcTTTTGTGTTTTGCTTTAATTTTTTAAGTTTTGCTTATATTTGGAAAAATTCAAAATATAATACAAAAATCACTTTACATACAAaaataaaaatgttaatcatgctATTTCCAAATGTTAAtcgtgtataaaaaatgttttcCATGTATACAAAAAAATGTACAATGCGTCTGGAAAAGTACACATAAAAATATATGTTCTTAAAAAAGTTAATAATGTATTTCCAAAAAAGctatgtgttttaaaaatgttaagcatgtataaaaaatgtttaTGATGTACACCAGAAAAGTATATGGAAGAAATTAGACATCAAATATACATATGATTAAAATTGTTAGTCATGTATCTCAAGGATATTAATCATGTATTctaaaaatgttaaacgtgtaaaTGTAGAATGTGTATGGAAAAGTATACATAAAAAATTATGTGTTTTAAATCATGTACTAGAAAAATGTCAAATGTGCATATATAAAATATTCCCGGTTTATACGGAAAATGTAGAATTTGCAGGGAATAGTAGACATAACAAATATATTATTTAAAAATCTTAATCTTTTATAAGAATTTTTTAAAGTGTATATGGAAAATATTAAACGTGTATATAGAAAATGTTCGAGATGTAtaaaaaaatgtacaatgtgtaaaACTTGACATCTTAAATATATATATTTTAAAATTTAATcatgtattagaaaaatgttAAAAGTGTATATTGAAAATGTTAAAGGCATATATAAAAAATGTTGTTGATGAATATAAAAATATACAATGTATGTAAAAAATGTAGACATAAAAGGTATGTATTTAAAAATATTAATCGATGTATTTGGAAAATGTGATGTTCTACataaacagaaaataaaagaaaagaaaactgacaaagaaacaaagaaaacgaagaaaaacataaaataaattgaTGAACACGAAACAATCAGCAAAGGTTCTAAAAACCGATGAAAACCGTAAATAAAAACACATAAAAAATGCAAGAAATCGGGATAAAACGGTGAAAAGAAagagaaacaaagaaaaacaatgAAACCCGAAGAAAAGAGACAAAGAAAAatgaagaagaaaagaaagagaaggAAAAACTAGTGAAAACGAGAAAATAATAGTGGAAACAAAGGAAAACAGAACTTATAACTAAgaaaagagaaaaaccgaagaaAATCGatgaaaataaaaaaaggaaaaaggaaacaaaaaggaaaaggaaaaggaaaaggaaaaaaaaaacagagaaaaccATACCTAAAGCGAACCAACAGCGAACGAGAAAACTGCACTTTAAAAGGACCGACCCGCTCGCGCTCGCGTGTAGCAAGACAACCTGCTGTCCCGCTATAGGCTAGAAATAGCTCTCGCGCGCTACTACCACCAGGAACATAGGAGGATCACGCTACAGCCATGGCGTCCTCACCTCTTCCTCTCCCTCTTACACTTAATTTGTTCATCCTTTCAACTTGCCAGCAACGCAAAAAATCCTTAGAATTCTAGGTATAATTCATCCATGGAAATAAAACCACACTTTAATGTCTTAATTATCCAAATCGACCTCATGCACCAAATGCTACTAGTTGTCAGCGAAATTTCGATCTCTCTTCGCGACCTATAAAAAATATGAACCGAGGAGAGACCCGTGTGCCTCTCATTCTCCTCCTCCACGTTCGTTCTCATACTTTGTCCATAGGAGTCCTTCGTAGCCCCATGCCATTGTCGTAAAGTTTCGAGCCCCATGGTGAGTTCATCGCATGGGCGAGTCGTCTATGTCACTTACACGTCCAATTTCTTTCATTAGAGAATCTTGCTTGACCTCTTCAACATCCAGGACATGTGGTGCACCTATTCCACGACGTTGGCCGCGACGACACCGAACCATGCCATGACACTATTTCTATGGAGCTTTCGTGATGGATTTGCATTGCCGAAGTCGCTTGATGCTACGCCTACGTCTCCACCGTGACATCGGGAACACCGCCGACCTTCCCATAGACACAAAAGACGCCCATATCATCAAGTGTTGCTTCATCAGTCCTCAACACACATCGGTCAACTATGGTGAGCATCTTTCGCTCAACCTCACTCTCTTATTTCTTGTCCAAAGTCAACCTCATATTTATTAGTTCTCCTTACATATGCTTACCTGAGACCATGATATCCTTTGAACATCAACTTCTACAATCCATGCCCTCTTGAACTCATGTGATTATATTTGTGTCATCTTTCAAAAGAATCAAACTATTCTTCCACATACATTCCTAGGATCTTATCATCTATTCTGTGGCATAGTGATATTTAGGTTATACTTGGACCCATTTCAAAATAGTCAAAACTCAATTGAAAGCCTTTTTTAGAGCACCTCCAGGAGGGGTAGGGGGGGGGGTCCTGCATTTCATTAAAAAGAAGATAATTGCTCGGTTAATCAGAAATAACCTGGCAAAAACCCaatacacacacgcacgcgcactgcacccccccccccccctgtaATGAACAACCGTGCGAGAACCCCGACCATAGTATATGTTGAATTCTACCATAGGGTCTAGCATTCACTTAGCACCTATGAAAAAACAGTGACTATGCCATGTGTTCAACATTTATCCAATAGTTTAAACTCAAGATGGAGTTTGAATTGAAACCATGCAATGGTCTGGTTTGTTTATAAGAGCTTACtacctccgtccgggtttattggccccctttgtaTTGTGTGTCCAACTGTGACCCTAGATTTGACTAATAAATTATAagttgtactccctccgatcccATTTACTCTGCGTATAACTTTTTTGCCAAAATATCCGCAATAGTCTGCGCGTTTAAATATTTAGCATATTCTTTCCAAAAATACCCTTCCACCTCCGCTTCGCCTCATAGGCCAGCGCCCCAGCATGCAGGTTGTGTCAGAGAGACAGCCATGCAGAGAGAGCATGCAGGTGTGCGTGGGTAATGGAGAACGAGGAGGACGGGGGCGGAGAGCCAATGGCTGCATGGGGCATTTATAGCTGCTGCTTTCTCCCGTCCATGCGCGCAGGGGCATCTCCATCCACAAAGCAGGCAGCTAGTCCATATCTTGGTATGCGGGCTGGTGCTTACGCGCAAAGAAAAAAGAATCAAAGGGAGTATGTcacaaagcttatattgttggATTTGTATATGAAAGACTATTTTAGGGTATATAACCTATCTTTTCTAAAGTTATTAAATCGAAGGTCAAAATTTGACCCAAACTACAAAGAGGACTAATAAACCAGGTAGTGGTTGATTTGGTGCCAATAATCGGCATGTTATTTGTTGACAGGTCTAAAAAATTGGTTGGCTACCAACTATAGTTCTCACCCATCTCTCAACAAAATTGCTAACTTTTGGCAACTTTCCATTCGCAATGCCGAATCTTGGCATCAAACCAAAAATAACTAGTTTCCCCGCAAAATTAAATGCAATCCCGCAATACCAGGCTAGCAGCTCCTTTTGATGTCGTCACCCCATATCACATCTTTTCCCCAATCCCAGGCTCAGCGATCTTCTCCGCCGATCTGCCCGCAGTCCGCGGTGTGGCCTCCCAGCCAGCCAGCCCACTCGTCCCGCTCACACAGACGTGCCATGCCGGCCCATGCCCTCGTGCTGGGATTCCCTTCCCTTCcctttgcacgcgcgcgcaccgtaCGTGACGCAAGCGGTGACACACACCGGGCGAGCGAAGGAAGGCCCAGAATCCTCCAGCCGGTGCGTACACCACCCGTTCGATTCGATCTTCTCTCACAAGTTCCAGTCAAAACGTACTACTACTAGACTGTTCCACACACGATCCCaccctcccctctcccctataAATCCTCCTCTCAACCTCATCTTCATCCTCACTCATCACCCACACAGCGTGCACAACACAAACACAAACACAGATCGATCGAGATCCAAAGCAACCAGGAGCAATGGCGGGCGAGAAGGGCCTGGTGCTGCTGGACTTCTGGGTGAGCCCGTTCGGGCAGCGCGTCCGCATCGCGCTGGCGGAGAAGGGCCTGCCCTACGAGTACGCGGAGGAGGACCTGATGGCCGGCAAGAGCGACCGCCTCCTCCGCGCCAACCCGGTGCACAAGAAGATCCCGGTGCTCCTCCACGACGGCCGCCCCGTCAACGAGTCCCTCATCATCCTCCAGTACCTGGAGGACGCCTTCCCGGACGCCCCGGCACTGCTCCCCTCCGACCCCTACGCGCGCGCGCAGGCCCGCTTCTGGGCCGACTACGTCGACAAGAAGGTCTACGACTGCGGCTCCCGCCTCTGGAAGCTCAAGGGCGAGCCGCAGGCGCAGGCGCGCGCCGAGATGCTGGACATCCTCAAGACCCTCGACGGCGCGCTCGGGGACAAGCCCTTCTTCGGCGGCGACAAGTTCGGGTTCGTCGACGCCGCCTTCGCGCCCTTCACCGCGTGGTTCCACAGCTACGAGAGGTACGGCGAGTTCAGCCTGCCGGAGGTGGCGCCCAAGATCGCGGCGTGGGCCAAGCGCTGCGGCGAGCGGGAGAGCGTCGccaagagcctctactcgccggACAAGGTGTACGACTTCATCGGCCTGCTCAAGAAGAAGTACGGCATCGAGTAGCCGCGCGGACGGACGGGCGGCCATGCATGCGCCATCCCGCCGGCCGGCCAATAAATCAGGGAGCGTTTGGGTGGCCTACAGTGCGTACGTTTCGGATATTGATTTCTTCGTGGAGTCtagtgttcgtgcgtgtgtggtTGGTGGTAGTTGTTTGGTTTTGTTAGTGTGAGTGCGTCGTGGGTGCCGTGTACTCCTGTGTGTGTGTCAAGTGTTGCCACCTGCGATTCCATTTCCATTCCGTGCGATGAATAAATTAAGAAGGGGTCTTCTGGACGCGTCTAGCGGGCGCACGGCCGCCTAGGATGCTTAGCGAGCGGCCCGACACTTCAGATAATTTCTTGTCTCTCCTTTTAACTAGAATAGTCATCTAGTAGTCCCTTTTTCTGCTATGTATTAAATGTCAACATATGTATCTCCTCCTATGCATGTGTTTGTTCGTATTTATTTTGTGATTTTAAAATTTAAAAAAGGCATAACTTTCAATCCGTATCTTAAAATTAAGATCCGTTTTCACCGTTGAAACTCTTGCGACGTGCTCTTTAAAAGTAGATCCTACATGGGATGTTTTGATGAACTAGTCTTCCTGCCAGCTAAATATCAATatgtgtgcaactagactacatGCCGCGCCAAATGAGTATGTGTGTCAATTGTCCTTTTGCTAACTAaacatcaatgtgtgtgcatTGCCGCGCCAACTGAGCATATGTGTGTGCCAATAATCctgccaactaaacatcaatgtgtGTACAACTAGACTATATTGGCGCGTCAATTGCGCATATGTGTGTGCAATTAGTGTCCTGCCAACTGAACATCAGTATGTGTGCAACTAGACTAAATTACAAGCCAACTAAGCATAAGTGTGTGCAACTAGTCCTTCTGCCAATTAAACATCAATGTGTGTAACTATACTACATTACAAgccaactaaacatcaatgtgtgtgcaactagactatATTACAAGCCAACTGAGCACAAAGTAGCTGAATATAAAACACCCCGATTACATCAAGCTCCGTCAGGTCTGCTGCGGCACTGTCGGACGCGTTGAGGAGGTTGGACTTGAGCGCGGTCAGGCtctcggggaagaggaggggcCAGAGTCGGAGGATGTCGTCGGAGAGAGGAGTTTGCGGAGGAGGACAGCAGCCATGGTGCGGAGCTCGGCGATGGACGGGTCGAAGGAGGCCCATAGTAGGGACAAGGCTTGCAATCCACTACTAGATAGTTGGTCGGGATAGTAGACTAATTGCACATCAAGTTGTTATGGTTGGTAGGTTGCAACCTCATATGAAGTTAGATCATGTAGCTCCAAAGATGgttttaaaaaaaattgcacCATGTAGTATTAAAATTGCACAATACAGTACTTTTAGTTTCACCATATAGCACCAAAGTTGGCATATAAAAAATTCGTCGAAACATATCATgcgggatctagttttgaagatctcgtcgcgatgaatccaacggtgaaaacggatCTGAATTCCGACATGTGGTTTAAAAGATATGACTTTTTAAAAATTTAAGAGGCCAAAAATAAATGTGCGTGAATCTGTTTCCAAGACTAGTCTGTACGCATTTAATCCTAACAAAAACATCCACTAGCTGACGAAAAAACACACGTGTGAGTAACAAGCCGGCCGCCTGTTTCTACGAAATAGTGCGCGTGCACTTTAAAGGTTTTAAGTTGTTTAATTAGGGGCTGTCTACCAAACATCCACAAAGGCACACTGATGCGGAAGCAGAGTCTTTGCGATCCGCTAAATCGTGGGATTCTCCATATATTTTAAGTTcgatttttttttaaaacttGATGATTAAACTTGT
This genomic window contains:
- the LOC109759891 gene encoding probable glutathione S-transferase GSTU1 — encoded protein: MAGEKGLVLLDFWVSPFGQRVRIALAEKGLPYEYAEEDLMAGKSDRLLRANPVHKKIPVLLHDGRPVNESLIILQYLEDAFPDAPALLPSDPYARAQARFWADYVDKKVYDCGSRLWKLKGEPQAQARAEMLDILKTLDGALGDKPFFGGDKFGFVDAAFAPFTAWFHSYERYGEFSLPEVAPKIAAWAKRCGERESVAKSLYSPDKVYDFIGLLKKKYGIE